A stretch of the Ammoniphilus sp. CFH 90114 genome encodes the following:
- a CDS encoding ABC transporter substrate-binding protein, whose translation MRRFLRESFLISSLAAMVLLTGCGGTEEQSAASSSEESIRIGISQIVEHPALDAAKNGFIDYLNENGYEEGTKVTYDFQNAQGDMNTAIAIGQKFSSDRPNLVFSIATPTTQAVAQTVKDIPIVFTAVTDPLSAKIVSDMDRPGANITGTSDMNPIREQLELIKAVKPDAKKVGVLYNSGEANSVIQIDLAKKIAPELGLELIERAVTNSSEVKQAAESLGDIDAFYIGTDNTVYSALDTIFMLAEKEKLPVIAGESEAVKKGALITYGIDYYELGRQTGEMALKVLSGQGQPGEMPVETQKNLKLYINKQAAERFGIVLPDELLKQADEIIE comes from the coding sequence ATGAGGAGATTTTTGAGGGAATCATTTTTAATCAGTAGTTTGGCTGCAATGGTTTTACTAACCGGTTGTGGAGGAACGGAAGAACAAAGTGCAGCATCATCGTCGGAAGAATCTATTCGAATTGGGATTTCTCAAATTGTAGAACATCCCGCCCTTGATGCAGCGAAGAATGGGTTCATTGATTATCTAAACGAAAACGGGTACGAAGAAGGCACTAAAGTCACCTACGATTTTCAAAACGCTCAAGGAGATATGAATACAGCTATCGCTATTGGACAAAAGTTTTCAAGTGACAGACCGAACTTAGTGTTTTCTATTGCCACTCCAACAACACAAGCTGTCGCTCAGACGGTGAAGGACATCCCTATCGTATTTACAGCGGTTACAGATCCATTATCAGCCAAAATTGTTTCTGATATGGATCGACCAGGGGCAAATATTACAGGAACGTCGGATATGAACCCGATTCGGGAACAGCTAGAACTAATTAAGGCAGTAAAACCTGATGCAAAGAAGGTAGGCGTTTTATATAATTCTGGGGAGGCCAACTCGGTTATACAGATTGACTTGGCGAAAAAAATCGCTCCTGAATTAGGGTTAGAGCTCATCGAGCGTGCAGTTACAAACAGTTCAGAGGTCAAGCAAGCAGCCGAGTCTCTTGGAGACATTGATGCTTTTTATATCGGAACAGATAACACGGTATATTCTGCATTAGACACCATCTTTATGCTGGCAGAGAAGGAGAAGCTTCCCGTTATTGCAGGTGAATCAGAAGCCGTGAAGAAAGGGGCCCTGATCACTTATGGAATTGACTATTATGAATTAGGCAGACAAACAGGGGAGATGGCGTTGAAGGTTCTATCCGGTCAAGGCCAGCCTGGAGAAATGCCTGTGGAGACACAGAAAAACTTGAAGCTTTATATCAACAAACAAGCTGCAGAACGCTTTGGCATTGTATTGCCTGATGAGCTGTTGAAGCAAGCTGACGAGATTATAGAATAA
- a CDS encoding NAD(P)-dependent oxidoreductase, whose amino-acid sequence MKKIGFIGLGAMGSPIARNLVQAGYPLYVTYHRNKKPAEELQEKGAVICHSYQELAEAVDVIFTCVPDSPEMEEVLFGEKGLEAGLKQGHVIFDMSTIDLTLSKKFAKRLEVKGVYFFDAPISGGTKGAKNATLAIMAGGDQEIFEENRAILEAIGKTIVYCGSNGLGLAAKMANNLIAASQQVAISEALSIAIKAGIDPDALYQVLQGGTAASPILDAKFSSYLREDYTPSFKLELMCKDLNIITSVAKKLGTPTLVGSVVEQVYHMCKEEHGDKDSGAVALFYQEQAGVSFKSRKG is encoded by the coding sequence ATGAAAAAAATAGGATTCATTGGTTTAGGGGCAATGGGGTCACCTATTGCTAGGAATCTAGTACAAGCGGGATATCCCCTTTATGTCACATATCATAGAAATAAAAAGCCGGCCGAAGAATTACAGGAGAAAGGGGCAGTTATCTGCCACTCGTACCAAGAGCTTGCAGAAGCAGTTGATGTCATCTTTACTTGTGTTCCTGATTCACCAGAAATGGAAGAGGTTCTTTTTGGTGAGAAAGGACTTGAGGCTGGATTGAAGCAAGGCCATGTCATTTTTGATATGAGTACGATTGATCTGACCCTTAGCAAGAAGTTTGCTAAACGACTTGAGGTCAAAGGTGTTTACTTCTTTGATGCACCTATCAGCGGCGGAACGAAAGGAGCGAAGAACGCCACCCTTGCCATTATGGCCGGTGGTGATCAAGAAATTTTCGAGGAAAACCGAGCTATTCTAGAGGCCATTGGAAAAACCATTGTTTATTGTGGATCGAATGGTCTTGGACTAGCGGCTAAGATGGCCAATAATCTTATTGCTGCCTCCCAGCAAGTTGCCATATCGGAGGCGCTCTCTATTGCGATTAAAGCGGGTATTGATCCCGACGCACTCTATCAGGTACTTCAGGGAGGTACGGCCGCTAGCCCCATACTTGATGCTAAGTTTTCCTCCTATCTGCGTGAAGATTACACTCCCAGCTTTAAACTAGAACTGATGTGCAAAGACTTGAATATTATCACGTCTGTTGCCAAAAAACTAGGAACACCTACCCTTGTTGGAAGCGTCGTAGAACAAGTCTATCACATGTGTAAGGAAGAGCACGGAGATAAGGACAGCGGAGCAGTTGCCCTCTTTTATCAGGAGCAAGCAGGAGTCTCCTTTAAGTCAAGGAAGGGATAA
- the trxA gene encoding thioredoxin has translation MAIVELNDQTYQLEVTKGTVLVDFWAPWCGPCKMIAPVLEELDHEIGDHIKIGKINVDHNPHASQQYGVMSIPTLLLFKDGQVVETMVGFQPKDRLLDKIKNHI, from the coding sequence ATGGCAATAGTAGAGCTTAATGATCAAACCTATCAGTTGGAGGTAACAAAGGGGACAGTATTAGTGGATTTTTGGGCACCATGGTGTGGTCCATGCAAAATGATTGCGCCAGTCCTGGAAGAGCTAGATCATGAAATTGGAGATCACATTAAAATAGGAAAAATCAATGTAGACCACAATCCACATGCGTCTCAACAATATGGTGTAATGAGTATTCCTACCTTGTTGCTCTTTAAAGATGGCCAAGTAGTAGAAACAATGGTTGGTTTCCAACCTAAGGATCGATTGTTGGATAAGATCAAAAATCATATATAA
- a CDS encoding sulfite exporter TauE/SafE family protein — MEIQIIFIIAILFIGSFIQGTSGFGFGLFSMGLLPIMLTLKDSTLLVMSLTLITSSLIVARVYKYIEWKGLLIILGMALIGRVFSFFVLNQYGNLHVMKQGLGLFLIFMVIFLLLNKDQTNSSIKLNPAFPVLLGFLGGFIGGVFAVGGPFFVFYYLMLYEEKHRYNANLQTTFVFTSLLTLLLHGFHGDFHGTLVLYFLLGAVSVFIGSTMGLKWFEKLPRDQIKKYASFIIFIAGLNLILFS, encoded by the coding sequence TTGGAAATACAAATTATTTTTATCATTGCAATCTTGTTCATTGGTAGTTTCATACAAGGAACGAGTGGATTTGGTTTTGGGCTTTTCTCGATGGGGCTTCTTCCTATCATGCTCACGTTAAAAGATAGTACCTTGTTAGTCATGTCCTTAACCTTAATCACCTCTTCTCTCATTGTAGCGAGAGTCTACAAATATATTGAATGGAAGGGTTTATTGATCATTCTAGGCATGGCCTTGATAGGGCGAGTTTTTTCCTTCTTCGTCCTTAACCAATACGGGAATTTACACGTAATGAAACAGGGACTTGGACTATTTTTAATCTTCATGGTCATCTTTCTCCTGTTAAACAAGGATCAGACGAATTCCTCCATTAAATTGAACCCTGCTTTTCCTGTATTACTTGGTTTTCTGGGTGGATTTATTGGTGGTGTATTTGCAGTCGGTGGCCCTTTCTTTGTTTTCTATTACCTTATGCTTTATGAGGAGAAGCATCGATACAATGCAAATCTTCAAACAACCTTTGTATTTACCAGTTTGCTTACTCTTCTCTTGCATGGCTTCCATGGAGACTTTCATGGTACCCTTGTCCTTTACTTCCTACTAGGAGCTGTCAGTGTTTTTATAGGTTCTACAATGGGACTAAAGTGGTTTGAGAAACTCCCTCGAGACCAAATAAAGAAATATGCAAGCTTTATTATCTTTATTGCAGGCCTTAATCTCATTCTCTTTTCCTAA
- a CDS encoding amino acid ABC transporter ATP-binding protein, translating to MIQVNNLKKSFGNLEVLKEISTQIKEGEVVVVIGPSGSGKSTFLRCLNLLEEVSGGEVLINGVNLTDPKTNINNVRTEVGMVFQRFNLFPHMTVLDNIKLSPMKVRKWSEQKATEKAHQLLEKVGLKEKAYVYPDSLSGGQAQRVAIARALAMEPKIMLFDEPTSALDPEMVGEVLSVMKQLAKEGMTMVVVTHEMGFAKEVGDRVIFMDGGYIVEENLPKDLFENPQHERTQAFLSKIL from the coding sequence ATGATTCAAGTGAATAATTTAAAAAAATCGTTTGGTAATCTAGAAGTATTAAAGGAGATCAGCACACAGATAAAAGAAGGCGAAGTTGTTGTCGTAATTGGGCCATCGGGCTCCGGAAAATCCACATTCCTCCGTTGCCTCAATCTTCTAGAGGAAGTTAGCGGCGGTGAAGTGCTCATTAATGGAGTCAACTTAACGGATCCTAAAACGAACATTAATAATGTACGTACAGAAGTTGGAATGGTTTTTCAACGTTTTAATCTTTTCCCCCATATGACGGTCCTAGATAATATTAAACTCTCACCGATGAAGGTTCGTAAGTGGTCAGAACAAAAAGCAACCGAAAAAGCCCACCAGCTTTTGGAGAAGGTGGGCCTTAAAGAAAAGGCTTATGTATACCCCGATTCCCTTTCTGGTGGACAGGCCCAACGAGTTGCAATTGCCAGAGCCCTTGCCATGGAACCTAAAATTATGCTGTTTGACGAACCAACTTCAGCTCTCGATCCCGAGATGGTTGGAGAAGTGCTTTCCGTAATGAAGCAGCTCGCTAAGGAAGGTATGACCATGGTAGTGGTTACTCACGAAATGGGATTCGCAAAAGAAGTAGGAGATCGCGTAATCTTCATGGATGGCGGATATATAGTAGAGGAGAACCTTCCAAAAGACTTATTTGAAAACCCTCAACACGAGCGCACACAAGCCTTCTTATCTAAAATCTTATAA
- a CDS encoding basic amino acid ABC transporter substrate-binding protein, producing MALVVALTIVGCGGKQEASTTPSSDSSQPAKKYIVGTHAEFAPFQFLDKGEIVGFDMDLLDVLMKDSGLEYEVKNVGWDPLFAAIQGKEMDIAISGITINEKRQQTYDFSLPYFESTNMILTKEGSSINSYADLKDKKVGVMNGTTGQAAVEKIQGAESKDIKKFDSNVVAIMEMINGGVEAVVTDNAVVQEYVKNNPDKKLKAIADSEFESEFYGIMYPKGSEVKAKLDESLKKMVENGTYTEIYKKWFGEEPALDGLKAQLK from the coding sequence ATGGCACTTGTTGTTGCATTAACTATTGTAGGTTGCGGAGGCAAGCAAGAAGCATCCACCACCCCATCCTCAGACTCATCCCAGCCCGCAAAGAAATATATTGTCGGGACACATGCTGAGTTTGCCCCTTTCCAATTCCTAGACAAAGGAGAAATTGTAGGGTTTGATATGGATCTACTTGATGTTTTGATGAAGGATTCTGGTTTGGAGTACGAAGTTAAAAATGTCGGTTGGGATCCATTATTTGCAGCCATCCAAGGTAAAGAAATGGATATTGCCATCTCTGGAATTACAATTAATGAAAAACGTCAACAAACCTATGACTTCTCCCTACCCTACTTTGAATCCACCAACATGATTTTAACAAAAGAGGGTAGTAGTATTAATAGCTATGCAGACTTAAAGGACAAAAAAGTTGGCGTAATGAATGGAACTACTGGACAAGCTGCTGTAGAGAAGATCCAGGGAGCTGAAAGTAAAGACATAAAGAAATTCGATAGTAATGTTGTAGCAATCATGGAAATGATAAACGGTGGCGTTGAAGCCGTGGTAACTGATAACGCTGTGGTACAAGAATACGTTAAGAATAATCCAGATAAGAAGTTAAAAGCTATCGCTGACAGCGAATTTGAATCTGAATTTTACGGAATAATGTATCCAAAAGGCAGTGAAGTAAAAGCAAAGCTTGACGAATCTTTAAAGAAGATGGTTGAAAACGGAACCTACACTGAGATTTATAAAAAGTGGTTTGGTGAAGAACCTGCCCTAGACGGATTGAAGGCTCAATTAAAATAA
- a CDS encoding VanW family protein, with protein sequence MTSLKPITRSPFRIFLGKKYYRLKRYKEWYFGGKKYALKILSEQLPYVVFTHATPLLRDLKDVDMWLQHNKVKNIRIASKTINGVMVSPGETFSYWRLIGNTTKKKGYVDGMILFYGKVTTGTGGGLCQLSNLIYWMTLHTPLTITERYRHSFDVFPDSKRSQPFGSGATCAYNYLDLQIKNETKQAYQLVLYLTDSHLVGEWRATAPPTRTYEVYEKEHWITHEFMGGYVRHNKIYRKAYNLNQELIDDEFITENDAIMMYEPFLPEGNT encoded by the coding sequence ATGACATCGCTTAAACCTATCACTAGAAGTCCTTTTCGCATCTTCTTGGGGAAGAAATATTATCGTCTAAAGCGATATAAAGAATGGTATTTTGGGGGGAAGAAGTACGCTCTAAAAATATTAAGTGAACAGCTTCCCTATGTCGTATTTACACATGCCACGCCTTTACTAAGAGATCTGAAGGATGTGGATATGTGGCTGCAGCATAATAAGGTTAAGAATATTAGGATTGCATCGAAGACGATAAATGGTGTGATGGTTTCCCCAGGGGAGACTTTTTCTTATTGGAGATTGATTGGGAATACGACCAAGAAGAAGGGCTACGTTGATGGAATGATTTTATTTTACGGGAAAGTGACCACTGGAACAGGCGGGGGATTATGTCAGCTCTCGAATTTGATCTATTGGATGACGTTGCATACACCTTTAACCATAACGGAGAGGTACCGACATAGCTTTGATGTTTTTCCAGATTCAAAGAGAAGTCAACCCTTTGGAAGTGGCGCAACGTGTGCTTATAATTATCTGGACCTACAAATTAAAAATGAAACGAAGCAAGCCTATCAACTCGTTTTATATTTAACGGATTCTCATTTAGTAGGGGAATGGAGAGCTACTGCACCTCCAACAAGAACGTATGAAGTTTACGAAAAAGAGCATTGGATCACCCATGAGTTTATGGGAGGGTACGTTAGACATAATAAAATTTATAGAAAAGCTTACAATTTAAATCAAGAATTAATAGATGATGAGTTTATTACCGAAAACGACGCCATTATGATGTATGAACCTTTTTTACCGGAAGGAAATACTTGA
- a CDS encoding NADH-dependent flavin oxidoreductase: MNTKFQPLFQPITLRSGVKIKNRVVMAPMTNFSSHEDGMVSDSEIEYYIRRSKGVGMVVTACTFVTPNGKGFAGEFAGDRDEMIPSLRRLATAIKEQGALAVLQIFHGGRSCPPELVPNGDTVSASAVAAEGGPTPRALDEAEVEAIVHAFGETTRRAIEAGYDGVEIHGANGYLIHQFFSPHTNLREDRWGGSLEKRMSFPLAIVEEVKKVVAKHAKQPFIVGYRFSPEEMETPGITMEDTLALVDTLADKELDYLHISLMDFWSTPRRGADAAKTRIEHIQEKIADRVPLIGVGNIHTADEALNALQTGVPLIALGRELIMEPDWVEKIEQGKESTILTTLSKEDQDRLVIPDPLWGAIMNTPGWFPVVEKV, translated from the coding sequence ATGAATACGAAGTTTCAACCCTTATTCCAACCGATAACACTCCGAAGCGGAGTTAAAATAAAAAACCGCGTAGTAATGGCCCCGATGACGAATTTTTCCTCCCATGAAGATGGGATGGTCTCTGATTCTGAGATTGAGTACTATATTCGCCGCTCCAAGGGAGTGGGCATGGTTGTAACAGCTTGTACGTTCGTTACACCGAACGGTAAAGGTTTTGCAGGAGAATTCGCAGGGGATCGTGATGAAATGATACCGAGTTTACGTCGCTTGGCTACAGCGATTAAAGAACAAGGTGCTCTTGCCGTACTTCAAATATTCCATGGGGGACGTTCTTGTCCACCCGAATTAGTTCCGAATGGAGACACGGTGAGCGCAAGTGCAGTCGCAGCAGAGGGTGGTCCTACTCCACGTGCACTTGACGAAGCGGAAGTAGAGGCAATAGTGCATGCTTTCGGCGAAACAACTCGTCGCGCGATTGAGGCAGGATACGATGGTGTGGAGATTCATGGGGCGAATGGTTACTTAATCCATCAATTCTTCTCCCCACATACCAACCTTCGTGAAGACCGTTGGGGTGGTAGTTTAGAGAAAAGGATGTCGTTCCCGCTTGCTATCGTTGAAGAAGTAAAGAAAGTAGTAGCTAAACATGCTAAACAACCTTTCATCGTGGGATACCGTTTCTCACCGGAGGAAATGGAAACGCCCGGTATAACAATGGAAGATACCCTCGCCCTTGTTGATACATTAGCGGATAAGGAGCTTGATTATCTTCATATATCGCTTATGGACTTTTGGTCTACGCCTCGACGTGGAGCAGACGCAGCGAAAACCCGTATCGAGCACATTCAGGAAAAAATTGCAGATCGTGTACCACTCATTGGTGTAGGAAATATTCATACCGCGGATGAAGCGCTAAATGCTTTGCAAACTGGAGTACCTTTAATTGCGCTAGGTCGTGAATTAATTATGGAGCCTGATTGGGTAGAAAAGATTGAGCAGGGGAAAGAATCTACAATATTAACCACTTTATCTAAAGAGGATCAAGATCGTCTCGTTATTCCCGATCCACTATGGGGAGCAATTATGAACACGCCAGGATGGTTCCCGGTTGTAGAGAAGGTATAG
- a CDS encoding UbiD family decarboxylase produces MYRNLQECIMDLEKHGQLVRIREEVDPYLEMAAIHLKVYEAGGPALLFENVKGSKFRAVSNLFGTVERSKFLFRDTMEDVQNVIALRKDPAKALKNPFNNMRSGLAAMKALPLKTSASQPATAQEIQISDLPLIHHWPMDGGAFITLPQVYTEDPDKPGIMNSNLGMYRVQLTGNEYEINKEIGVHYQIHRGIGVHQAKANKLGKPLKVSIFVGGPPSQTLSAVMPLPEGMSEMTFAGLLGGRRFRYSYIDGYCISNDADFVITGEIHPGETKPEGPFGDHLGYYSLTHDFPLMKIHKVYAKPDAIWPFTVVGRPPQEDTSFGALIHELTGDAIKQEIPGVKEVHAVDAAGVHPLLFAIGSERYTPYQAVKQPTELLTIANRILGTGQLSLAKYLFITAEDDQPVTTHEEGAFLTYILERMDLRRDLHFYTNTTIDTLDYSGTGLNSGSKVVFAAYGDKLRELCREVPEPLKELRGYCNAQLVMPGVVVVQGPQFKDYKQAQQEIQGLGEAIKARGPITSCPMIILADDSSFISATLNNFLWATFTRSNPSHDIYGVNSFYENKHWGCDNVIIDARIKPHHAPPLIPDPTVERNIERFFVKGASLGGLL; encoded by the coding sequence ATGTACCGCAACTTACAAGAATGCATCATGGATTTAGAAAAACATGGTCAACTGGTTCGGATACGTGAGGAAGTTGATCCGTATCTTGAGATGGCTGCCATTCATTTGAAAGTTTACGAGGCTGGCGGTCCTGCTCTCTTATTTGAAAATGTAAAAGGGTCAAAGTTTCGGGCAGTGTCGAACCTTTTTGGTACAGTAGAACGAAGCAAGTTTCTCTTTCGGGATACAATGGAAGATGTTCAAAATGTGATCGCGCTGCGAAAGGATCCGGCTAAGGCCCTTAAGAATCCGTTTAATAATATGAGAAGCGGTTTGGCAGCGATGAAAGCTCTACCTTTGAAGACTTCAGCAAGTCAGCCTGCCACTGCACAGGAAATTCAGATATCAGATCTTCCATTGATACACCATTGGCCGATGGATGGAGGAGCTTTTATCACATTGCCACAAGTCTATACCGAAGATCCGGACAAACCTGGCATTATGAATTCAAACCTCGGAATGTACCGTGTTCAGCTTACAGGAAATGAGTATGAGATAAATAAAGAAATCGGGGTCCATTATCAGATCCACCGGGGAATCGGAGTCCACCAAGCCAAAGCGAATAAATTAGGAAAGCCTTTAAAAGTCAGTATCTTTGTGGGTGGACCACCGTCCCAAACATTGTCTGCTGTCATGCCTTTGCCTGAAGGGATGAGCGAAATGACGTTTGCCGGTTTATTGGGTGGTAGACGTTTTCGCTATAGTTATATTGATGGTTACTGCATTAGTAACGACGCAGATTTTGTCATTACGGGAGAGATTCATCCGGGAGAAACGAAACCTGAGGGGCCATTCGGCGATCATCTAGGTTATTATAGCCTTACACATGATTTTCCTTTGATGAAAATCCATAAAGTATATGCTAAGCCTGATGCGATCTGGCCATTTACCGTCGTGGGTCGACCACCGCAGGAAGACACCTCGTTTGGTGCCCTGATCCATGAGTTAACAGGTGATGCCATTAAGCAAGAGATCCCAGGAGTAAAGGAAGTTCATGCGGTGGATGCGGCTGGTGTTCATCCTCTTCTCTTTGCGATTGGGAGCGAACGTTATACTCCTTATCAAGCTGTTAAACAGCCGACGGAATTGTTGACAATCGCCAACAGGATTCTAGGAACAGGACAGTTGAGCCTGGCTAAATATTTATTCATAACTGCTGAAGATGATCAACCGGTTACTACGCATGAGGAGGGTGCTTTCCTAACTTATATCTTGGAGAGAATGGACCTTCGTCGAGATCTCCACTTCTATACCAATACAACAATTGACACTTTAGACTATTCAGGTACAGGATTAAATTCGGGAAGTAAAGTCGTGTTTGCTGCTTATGGCGATAAGCTAAGGGAGCTATGCAGAGAAGTTCCTGAACCATTAAAGGAATTGAGGGGATATTGTAATGCACAACTTGTCATGCCTGGAGTTGTGGTTGTTCAAGGACCTCAATTTAAAGACTACAAACAAGCTCAGCAGGAGATACAAGGTTTAGGTGAAGCGATTAAGGCTAGGGGGCCAATAACCTCGTGTCCTATGATCATTTTAGCAGATGATAGTTCCTTTATTAGTGCTACCCTGAATAATTTCCTTTGGGCGACATTTACACGTAGTAATCCATCACATGATATATATGGTGTGAATAGTTTTTATGAGAATAAACATTGGGGTTGTGATAACGTAATCATTGATGCACGTATTAAACCTCATCATGCCCCGCCCTTAATACCTGATCCGACGGTCGAGAGGAATATAGAGCGATTCTTCGTCAAGGGAGCAAGTTTGGGAGGGTTACTATAG
- a CDS encoding DMT family transporter, with translation MEGESQMRSPLLIYLLLVITMVFWGSAFVVSKISVGAVQVQVAAFLRFAFGTVFCFILLFGLRLRNPQVRLVPRGSWWGTFNLGVIGVAIYNLLFFGALAFTKASDGSVIIPTLSPVITVLLAAVFLNERLGWQRSLGLTSSLVGAFFFFLAVSTYESGMSDRMIGDLLFLAGAFCWAVYTLMSKKILGKVDPLLLSAYSMLFGTLVLGLIALPDMVTIEWGSYGNDFWLYQIYLGIFPTVLASWFYYVGVKGIGPSRAVMFMNLVPIFGLLLSAIILDEWFQPIQFIGSGFMLLGVWMVNRRGVPKKELDRRDQERVELNG, from the coding sequence ATGGAAGGCGAATCTCAAATGCGGTCACCTTTACTGATTTATCTATTACTCGTTATCACTATGGTTTTTTGGGGAAGTGCTTTTGTTGTTTCAAAAATTTCTGTTGGAGCTGTTCAGGTACAGGTTGCTGCTTTTCTACGTTTTGCTTTTGGTACTGTCTTTTGCTTCATTCTTTTGTTTGGTTTGCGTCTAAGAAATCCTCAAGTTCGGTTAGTTCCACGTGGAAGCTGGTGGGGTACTTTCAATTTAGGCGTAATTGGGGTAGCCATTTATAATCTACTGTTCTTTGGTGCACTCGCTTTTACTAAAGCTTCAGACGGAAGTGTGATCATTCCTACACTTAGCCCAGTCATCACCGTATTACTGGCTGCAGTTTTTTTAAATGAAAGATTAGGCTGGCAAAGGTCACTTGGATTAACAAGCAGTCTTGTCGGTGCGTTCTTTTTCTTTTTAGCAGTATCTACATATGAAAGCGGAATGAGCGACCGCATGATCGGTGATCTGTTATTTCTTGCAGGTGCATTCTGTTGGGCCGTGTACACCTTGATGAGTAAAAAGATTTTGGGAAAAGTAGATCCATTATTATTGTCAGCATACTCCATGTTATTTGGAACTCTTGTCTTAGGACTGATTGCATTACCTGATATGGTTACGATAGAGTGGGGGAGTTATGGAAATGATTTTTGGTTATACCAAATATATCTTGGTATATTTCCAACCGTGTTGGCCAGTTGGTTCTACTATGTTGGAGTGAAAGGAATAGGCCCTTCACGTGCTGTCATGTTTATGAATTTGGTACCCATATTTGGCCTTCTATTGTCCGCAATTATATTAGATGAGTGGTTTCAACCTATACAATTTATAGGCTCTGGGTTTATGCTTTTGGGGGTTTGGATGGTAAACCGAAGAGGTGTTCCTAAGAAGGAGTTAGATCGAAGAGATCAGGAACGAGTGGAACTTAATGGATAG
- a CDS encoding amino acid ABC transporter permease, whose protein sequence is MDFRFDIVVEYAPYLAKGAALTIGLSLVAIILGSIFGLIIGLGKMSKNRLLRTPFEWYINFFRGTPLLVQILLVHFGVTPLFMAEPSSIVSAIISLSLNAAAYIAEIFRAGIQSIDKGQMEAARSLGMNHFQAMWYVILPQALKRMIPPFGNEFIVLIKDSSLVSIIAAPELMYWGRAAQGQYYRVWEPMLSVSLVYLILTLLLSKLLSYLERRYSTE, encoded by the coding sequence ATGGACTTTCGCTTTGATATTGTTGTTGAATATGCTCCTTACCTTGCCAAGGGGGCTGCCCTTACCATAGGACTCTCCCTTGTAGCTATCATCCTGGGCTCCATATTCGGATTGATTATCGGTCTTGGAAAAATGTCTAAGAATAGGCTCCTACGAACTCCTTTCGAATGGTATATTAACTTCTTCCGAGGCACTCCACTTCTAGTTCAAATTTTGTTAGTCCACTTTGGTGTTACTCCGCTGTTCATGGCCGAGCCAAGTAGCATTGTTTCTGCAATTATTTCTCTTTCTTTAAATGCGGCAGCATACATTGCAGAGATTTTCCGTGCTGGAATCCAATCCATTGATAAAGGACAAATGGAAGCTGCGCGATCATTGGGTATGAATCACTTTCAAGCCATGTGGTACGTTATCCTTCCCCAAGCTCTAAAAAGGATGATCCCACCTTTTGGAAACGAATTCATAGTTTTAATTAAGGACTCTTCCTTAGTCTCTATCATCGCAGCTCCAGAATTAATGTATTGGGGACGAGCAGCTCAGGGTCAGTACTATAGAGTATGGGAGCCTATGCTATCCGTTTCACTTGTTTATCTAATCCTAACTCTTCTCTTAAGCAAATTATTAAGCTACCTTGAAAGGAGATACTCCACAGAATGA
- a CDS encoding GNAT family N-acetyltransferase — translation MVRTKRLYLYPCTKELVNKIKKRTNYPLGQHIKHYVNLVESDPSSLGWGAWFVIKKDDKKVIGDMGFIDKPDHEGVVEIGCNILPDAQSKGYATEATQVLIKWAFASKKVNRIIAICDLTNTPSFRVLEKVGMRRYLVRGSMVYWEITSSSFIKR, via the coding sequence ATGGTTAGGACGAAACGTTTGTACTTATATCCTTGTACAAAGGAATTGGTTAACAAAATTAAGAAAAGAACAAATTACCCACTCGGTCAACATATTAAACATTATGTTAACCTGGTTGAAAGTGATCCATCCTCATTAGGCTGGGGAGCTTGGTTTGTAATTAAAAAAGATGATAAAAAAGTTATTGGTGATATGGGATTTATAGATAAGCCAGATCATGAGGGTGTAGTTGAGATTGGGTGTAATATCCTTCCAGATGCACAATCTAAGGGATATGCTACAGAGGCAACTCAAGTATTAATAAAGTGGGCCTTTGCTTCCAAAAAAGTTAATCGTATTATTGCGATATGTGATTTGACGAATACACCCTCTTTTCGCGTACTAGAAAAGGTGGGGATGAGGAGATATCTAGTTAGAGGTTCTATGGTTTATTGGGAAATTACTTCGTCTAGCTTTATAAAGAGGTGA